The following DNA comes from Neovison vison isolate M4711 chromosome 13, ASM_NN_V1, whole genome shotgun sequence.
atatatatatatataaagattttatttatttgacagacagaaatcacaagtaggcagagacacaggcagagaggaggcagagaggaggaagcaggccccccgccgagcagagagcctgatgcggggctcgatcccaggaccccgagatcatgacctgagcagaaagcagaggattaacccactgagccacccaggcgcccctatttcatCTATATTGatgttgtttaaatttttttagattaacTTATTTTATCTACATGTTAAATCAGTGTGATTGCATATGTAAGTTTTAAATCcagtctcaatttttttttttttcttgtagcaaaaatattttgattctgGGGATTACAACATGgctaaagcaaaaatgaagaacaagCAGCTTCCTACTGCAGCTCCGGATAAGACAGAGGTCACTGGTGACCACATTCCCACTCCACAGGACCTTCCTCAACGGAAACCATCCCTTGTTGCTAGCAAGCTGGCTGGCTGATTAAAAGAGCTGAACTGCATGAATCTTCTAATTCCCATTATTTCTCCTTAATATGTTAattcttctctgctttttatttcctttcattcacTAAGTCATTTGAGAATGACAGCTTTGCAGGTAGCGGTAGTGTGTGCTGCTATTGTAAGGGAATATTCGTGTGTAGAGTTTTGATTAGTTTTAACAGTGCACTGATAAAGAGAACATGTTAGAGCAACATAAAGTAATCTACTTgaaaataattgtatatattaCCTAACTTCTAGTATAGACTGATTCAACAAGTAACAAGCAAGTTTTACAATTGTAATCTTTTGGCTTTCTTTAATTCATCTTAATTATAGCTTTGTATGTTACTCTAATTTAATATAACCTTTATTGTATtgatttcttctgtattttccttttggattttGTAAAACAGAAGTTTAAGACCACAAGTTGGAAAGAAGGTCACATTCTTCAAACAAATATAGATGGGGTTTTGAAAGATTTGTTTCTCTGTGCTTGAACTTGAATGGCCTTAAACCTGTTTCAGCTTTAACAATAGAATTTTACTTGGGCAATATTTGCCCATTCTGGTGTAACTTACGTGACTCTAGTGCTTAACAGCTGCTGTTGAAGCTAGTATTCTTACTCAGTTCTGTAGTGTTAGAATATCCTTTGTTGAAGATGTGAATGAAGTGTGCATGTGCATCGACTGTTGAATTCACTTTTGtgccatttttgtaaatacaatAGTTTTGCACAACCTCTCACAAATGTCTGTATtaatttcacatattaaaaagtaGATGATGTGCCAACCAGAAGCACAAGAGTTCCTACACAAAACTCTGTATGTCATTAGAGCTTTTGTATATAGTAAGAGTAGTTTACAATCTTGGGCTTATAGAATACCAAACGAATCTTTGCTTAGTCTGTCATAGACTTAagctttttcatttgttattaatATCCATGACATTCAGTGGCCTTGTGCAGATACGATATGTTGCTTAGGCATATCTTTTGTCCTATGCAGAACATTTCATTTTGACTTTTATGAAAATTGCAATTCATGTaatttatataaacttttttaatgtagaaaCTTTTTACTTCCACAGTCAATTTGGGGACAGTAGAATAAAAGGCTTCGATATTCTGCCTCCTATggcccctccctcctttttttccttgcttctttgaCTCAAATTGTGCTCGGCTGTGCTGTTTAGTCTGTTCAGAAGCATAGGTATATATCCTCACTCTTGAAATTTGCTCGGCTGAATGCTATATTTTATAACaatgatgtttttcttctaatttctcaGTTGTTAATTAACCACTCTTAATCCTGTATTATTACTAATATTTGACACTTGTTTAAATAAAAGGAACTTTATACTGAAACAAATACTTGAGAAGACTGGCCCAGGAACCCATGTCAGGCTGAGCTGAATTCTGGTAAATAATTTTAAGCAAGCTAAGTGAATTATACTTGTGACACTTAAAGTCATTTATGTGGTAGGTGGAACATATTCatactaaaatatttagatattttacttCTATAGAGTCACTTTAATAATCAATTTAATTTTACTTGTGGTTTATCTAGTTAGTAAGAATCTTAATTAACAGACTTTAGTGGGATACATTTACTGCTCTTTTAAGAGCCCTTCCCATAGGTGATACAATGCTATAGCATGACAGTGAAGATCAGTAACTGGAGatgatagtatttttttctttatctttgacttGCACAGGGCCTCCCCTTTTGTTTGATCCAGGCATCTTTTCTAGTTCTTGGCTCCATCTGCTTTCCTGTAACCCCAAATCATTATAAATGGTGCCTTGAACATAGCACCTGCACTTAAAGGCTGCCTAGTGCTCTGAGTAAGGCTTACTGATTATCTTCCTGTTCATCCACCCCAAAAGGCAGAAAAGCAATGAAATCAATAATGtattagtttataattttaaggatcagttatatataaatatatttgtgatggGAGCAAGTAGATGATTCCAcaatatatataatcattataGGATCCATTTAAGAATTAGGAAATACCCCAAAGTAGAATTTCTGTAATGTCTAGTCTTCTTTTGGTGAATATTTGCAAGCTGTCAACATTAAATTTACACATCAAAGACGATTCATCTAAAAGATCACAGAGACCATGTTTTTCTTGACCATGCTAGGACTCCTGCTGTAGTTTACAACAAGGGATAGAacctttaagttttatttgtaaaatacaatGCTGATATTTAACCTACCTCAAAACTTGTTGAGGATCTGTGAAATACTGAGTAAGTgcccaaaataaaataactgtt
Coding sequences within:
- the ARPP19 gene encoding cAMP-regulated phosphoprotein 19 isoform X2, whose translation is MEDKVTSPEKAEEAKLKARYPHLGQKPGGSDFLRKRLQKGQKYFDSGDYNMAKAKMKNKQLPTAAPDKTEVTGDHIPTPQDLPQRKPSLVASKLAG
- the ARPP19 gene encoding cAMP-regulated phosphoprotein 19 isoform X1; translated protein: MSAEVPEAASAEEQKEMEDKVTSPEKAEEAKLKARYPHLGQKPGGSDFLRKRLQKGQKYFDSGDYNMAKAKMKNKQLPTAAPDKTEVTGDHIPTPQDLPQRKPSLVASKLAG